A DNA window from Oryzias latipes chromosome 5, ASM223467v1 contains the following coding sequences:
- the smpd4 gene encoding sphingomyelin phosphodiesterase 4 isoform X2 encodes MWFAAPAGSRRQQPDSVYMAAPTMPQPSFLLANLKADSTTKPLLQRCQDLVKIIDEYPAKELHLIFPWLVESVFGSLDGVIMGWSLRLLHSRCNEYNVVLDFLNPSGPMMKLVYKLQAEEYKYEIPINYLPGPVRACIQEGVLPDCPLFHNKLQFPPSGILTPNIALNPFEFFMFNFAYCLITPKNFPQGQQGSCTDSAYFVLVDMYLKYFLPSEGSVPPSDSRGSVTAPSPRPSSVSFAGYGVHSPSLLKHHIFHQPSVNADPAAQEIWRSETLLQMFVEVWLHHYSLEMYQKLQSPQLALLQYRLSLSSMPSQPHAPPGSGTLHTYQVLLPFNSPPPLWGLLEEPFSPSEELVLVVRLLVKHLHAFSNSLKSEQVSPSPPAQSHAHTSPLEEFKRVVVQRFVQQKLYLFLQHCFGHWPLDASFRAVLETWLSFIQPWRYTGEKINPQPDQNRTIPDKWEPFIQENLLMYTRLFQGFLNRAVRMDLVNGKNALMVFRVAKVFSQPNLSEMIQRVEQLFLEPEHVLHHRQPRGYLTPSHGGSYLSSRQRVVTDMVFKVKSHVYALEGQDCQYTQMFGTELKNAVMKLIQIIAQARQTAKRISDHSTEMATSSSFLSWFGFSSFDPSSTFAGAEAEDSGESLKRTHEYLDKALENLCQIYKLNQGQLTQLMISVSSSQDEAQSKQLPDCIQEAGGLILTELGRRQIINGQRRFDVQYQGDPELQPIRTYENALLVRLLYRLSYLLNQRLGGFMSALCSRPDFLGRLGRHYLTDPDATGRLRQSPMSRQVLERRRQPRLSLRPLASYRTLLLLLVFYMLGAVLSLGPLSTTALLLTGGLLFGVLMTLCGDKLKTH; translated from the exons ATGTGGTTTGCAGCTCCGGCGGGGTCCAGGCGTCAGCAGCCTGACTCGGTCTACATGGCTGCTCCAACTATGCCGCAGCCCAGCTTCCTCCTG GCGAACCTCAAAGCGGACTCCACCACCAAGCCTCTCCTCCAGCGATGCCAGGATCTGGTGAAGATCATTGATGAGTATCCTGCCAAG GAGCTCCACCTGATCTTTCCCTGGCTGGTGGAAAGTGTGTTCGGCAGTCTGGATGGCGTTATCATGGGTTGGAGTTTGCGCCTTCTGCATTCGCGATGCAACGAGTACAACGTTGTCTTGGATTTCCTGAACCCCAG TGGCCCAATGATGAAACTGGTGTATAAACTTCAAGCAGAAGAATACAAATATGAAATTCCTATCAACTACCTGCCG GGTCCTGTGAGAGCCTGCATTCAGGAGGGAGTTCTCCCAGACTGCCCTCTGTTCCACAACAAGCTGCAGTTTCCTCCGTCTGGCATCCTGACCCCCAACATCGCACTCA ATCCCTTTGAGTTCTTCATGTTTAACTTTGCCTACTGCCTAATCACGCCAAAG AATTTCCCTCAAGGCCAGCAAGGAAGCTGCACGGACAGTGCCTACTTTGTGTTGGTGGACATGTACCTGAAGTATTTCCTCCCCAGTGAAGGAAGCGTGCCTCCTTCTGACTCCAGAGGCTCTGTCACCGCTCCCTCTCCACG ACCTTCCAGTGTGTCCTTTGCTGGTTATGGTGTTCACAGCCCAAGTCTGCTGAAGCATCACATTTTCCATCAACCCTCAGTGAACGCAGACCCTGCAGCCCAGGAGATCTGGAGGTCAGAGACTCTGTTGCAG ATGTTTGTGGAGGTCTGGCTCCACCATTACTCACTGGAGATGTACCAGAAACTGCAATCTCCACAG CTGGCGCTGCTGCAGTACCGCCTCAGTTTGTCCAGCATGCCGAGCCAACCCCACGCCCCACCAGGCTCTGGGACCCTCCACACCTACCAAGTACTTTTACCTTTTAACTCTCCCCCGCCCCTTTGGGGCCTCCTGGAG GAGCCCTTCAGTCCGTCAGAGGAGCTTGTTTTGGTGGTGCGTCTGCTGGTCAAGCATCTTCATGCCTTCTCCAACAGCCTAAAGTCCGAGCAGGTGTCGCCTTCACCCCCAGCCCAGTCGCACGCTCACACCAGCCCGCTGGAGGAGTTCAAGAG GGTGGTGGTGCAGCGGTTTGTGCAGCAGAAGCTCTACCTGTTCCTGCAGCACTGCTTCGGTCATTGGCCTCTGGATGCGTCCTTCAGAGCA GTGTTGGAAACCTGGCTCAGCTTCATCCAGCCATGGCGATACACTGGGGAGAAGATCAACCCTCAGCCCGACCAAAACAGAACCATTCCTGACAAATG GGAGCCGTTCATTCAGGAGAACCTCCTCATGTACACCAGGCTCTTCCAGGGGTTCCTGAACAGAGCCGTCAGGATGGACTTGGTTAACGGGAAAAATGCTCTCATGGTGTTCAGAGTGGCTAAAGTGTTCTCCCAGCCCAACCTGTCAGAGATGATCCAGAGAG TGGAGCAGCTGTTTCTGGAGCCAGAGCATGTCCTCCACCACCGACAGCCCCGCGGCTACCTGACGCCCAGCCACGGAGGCAGCTACCTGTCGTCACGGCAACGAGTGGTGACAGACATGGTGTTCAAAGTGAAAAGCCATGTCTATGCACTGGAAGGACAGGACTGTCAGTACACACAAATGTTTGGCACCGAGCTCAAAAACGCC gtcaTGAAGTTGATCCAGATCATTGCTCAAGCTCGTCAGACGGCCAAGAGAATATCGGATCACTCCACTGAAATGGCCACCAGCAGCTCCTTCCTGTCCTGGTTTGGGTTTAGCTCCTTTGATCCCAGCAGCACGTTTGCAGGTGCAGAGGCTGAGGACAGTGGTGAAAGTCTGAAAAGAACCCATGAATACCTGGACAAAGCTCTGGAGAACCTGTGTCAAATCTACAAG CTGAATCAGGGCCAGCTGACGCAGCTTATGATCAGCGTCAGCTCCTCTCAGGATGAAGCTCAGTCCAAGCAGCTGCCCGACTGCATTCAGGAGGCGGGGGGGCTCATCCTCACAGAGTTGGGCAGGAGGCAG ATCATAAATGGACAGCGCCGGTTTGACGTTCAGTACCAGGGAGACCCAGAGCTTCAGCCCATCCGGACTTATGAGAACGCCCTGCTGGTCAGGCTGCTCTACAGACTCTCTTATCTGCTCAACCAGAGG CTTGGGGGCTTCATGAGTGCGTTGTGCTCGCGTCCCGACTTCCTGGGTCGCCTCGGCCGCCATTACCTGACAGACCCCGATGCCACTGGCCGGCTAAGGCAGAGCCCGATGTCCCGGCAGGTGCTGGAGCGGCGCCGCCAGCCAAGGCTGAGCCTGCG
- the smpd4 gene encoding sphingomyelin phosphodiesterase 4 isoform X7, which translates to MWFAAPAGSRRQQPDSVYMAAPTMPQPSFLLANLKADSTTKPLLQRCQDLVKIIDEYPAKELHLIFPWLVESVFGSLDGVIMGWSLRLLHSRCNEYNVVLDFLNPSGPMMKLVYKLQAEEYKYEIPINYLPGPVRACIQEGVLPDCPLFHNKLQFPPSGILTPNIALNPFEFFMFNFAYCLITPKNFPQGQQGSCTDSAYFVLVDMYLKYFLPSEGSVPPSDSRGSVTAPSPRPSSVSFAGYGVHSPSLLKHHIFHQPSVNADPAAQEIWRSETLLQMFVEVWLHHYSLEMYQKLQSPQEPFSPSEELVLVVRLLVKHLHAFSNSLKSEQVSPSPPAQSHAHTSPLEEFKRVVVQRFVQQKLYLFLQHCFGHWPLDASFRAVLETWLSFIQPWRYTGEKINPQPDQNRTIPDKWEPFIQENLLMYTRLFQGFLNRAVRMDLVNGKNALMVFRVAKVFSQPNLSEMIQRVEQLFLEPEHVLHHRQPRGYLTPSHGGSYLSSRQRVVTDMVFKVKSHVYALEGQDCQYTQMFGTELKNAVMKLIQIIAQARQTAKRISDHSTEMATSSSFLSWFGFSSFDPSSTFAGAEAEDSGESLKRTHEYLDKALENLCQIYKLNQGQLTQLMISVSSSQDEAQSKQLPDCIQEAGGLILTELGRRQIINGQRRFDVQYQGDPELQPIRTYENALLVRLLYRLSYLLNQRLGGFMSALCSRPDFLGRLGRHYLTDPDATGRLRQSPMSRQVLERRRQPRLSLRPLASYRTLLLLLVFYMLGAVLSLGPLSTTALLLTGGLLFGVLMTLCGDKLKTH; encoded by the exons ATGTGGTTTGCAGCTCCGGCGGGGTCCAGGCGTCAGCAGCCTGACTCGGTCTACATGGCTGCTCCAACTATGCCGCAGCCCAGCTTCCTCCTG GCGAACCTCAAAGCGGACTCCACCACCAAGCCTCTCCTCCAGCGATGCCAGGATCTGGTGAAGATCATTGATGAGTATCCTGCCAAG GAGCTCCACCTGATCTTTCCCTGGCTGGTGGAAAGTGTGTTCGGCAGTCTGGATGGCGTTATCATGGGTTGGAGTTTGCGCCTTCTGCATTCGCGATGCAACGAGTACAACGTTGTCTTGGATTTCCTGAACCCCAG TGGCCCAATGATGAAACTGGTGTATAAACTTCAAGCAGAAGAATACAAATATGAAATTCCTATCAACTACCTGCCG GGTCCTGTGAGAGCCTGCATTCAGGAGGGAGTTCTCCCAGACTGCCCTCTGTTCCACAACAAGCTGCAGTTTCCTCCGTCTGGCATCCTGACCCCCAACATCGCACTCA ATCCCTTTGAGTTCTTCATGTTTAACTTTGCCTACTGCCTAATCACGCCAAAG AATTTCCCTCAAGGCCAGCAAGGAAGCTGCACGGACAGTGCCTACTTTGTGTTGGTGGACATGTACCTGAAGTATTTCCTCCCCAGTGAAGGAAGCGTGCCTCCTTCTGACTCCAGAGGCTCTGTCACCGCTCCCTCTCCACG ACCTTCCAGTGTGTCCTTTGCTGGTTATGGTGTTCACAGCCCAAGTCTGCTGAAGCATCACATTTTCCATCAACCCTCAGTGAACGCAGACCCTGCAGCCCAGGAGATCTGGAGGTCAGAGACTCTGTTGCAG ATGTTTGTGGAGGTCTGGCTCCACCATTACTCACTGGAGATGTACCAGAAACTGCAATCTCCACAG GAGCCCTTCAGTCCGTCAGAGGAGCTTGTTTTGGTGGTGCGTCTGCTGGTCAAGCATCTTCATGCCTTCTCCAACAGCCTAAAGTCCGAGCAGGTGTCGCCTTCACCCCCAGCCCAGTCGCACGCTCACACCAGCCCGCTGGAGGAGTTCAAGAG GGTGGTGGTGCAGCGGTTTGTGCAGCAGAAGCTCTACCTGTTCCTGCAGCACTGCTTCGGTCATTGGCCTCTGGATGCGTCCTTCAGAGCA GTGTTGGAAACCTGGCTCAGCTTCATCCAGCCATGGCGATACACTGGGGAGAAGATCAACCCTCAGCCCGACCAAAACAGAACCATTCCTGACAAATG GGAGCCGTTCATTCAGGAGAACCTCCTCATGTACACCAGGCTCTTCCAGGGGTTCCTGAACAGAGCCGTCAGGATGGACTTGGTTAACGGGAAAAATGCTCTCATGGTGTTCAGAGTGGCTAAAGTGTTCTCCCAGCCCAACCTGTCAGAGATGATCCAGAGAG TGGAGCAGCTGTTTCTGGAGCCAGAGCATGTCCTCCACCACCGACAGCCCCGCGGCTACCTGACGCCCAGCCACGGAGGCAGCTACCTGTCGTCACGGCAACGAGTGGTGACAGACATGGTGTTCAAAGTGAAAAGCCATGTCTATGCACTGGAAGGACAGGACTGTCAGTACACACAAATGTTTGGCACCGAGCTCAAAAACGCC gtcaTGAAGTTGATCCAGATCATTGCTCAAGCTCGTCAGACGGCCAAGAGAATATCGGATCACTCCACTGAAATGGCCACCAGCAGCTCCTTCCTGTCCTGGTTTGGGTTTAGCTCCTTTGATCCCAGCAGCACGTTTGCAGGTGCAGAGGCTGAGGACAGTGGTGAAAGTCTGAAAAGAACCCATGAATACCTGGACAAAGCTCTGGAGAACCTGTGTCAAATCTACAAG CTGAATCAGGGCCAGCTGACGCAGCTTATGATCAGCGTCAGCTCCTCTCAGGATGAAGCTCAGTCCAAGCAGCTGCCCGACTGCATTCAGGAGGCGGGGGGGCTCATCCTCACAGAGTTGGGCAGGAGGCAG ATCATAAATGGACAGCGCCGGTTTGACGTTCAGTACCAGGGAGACCCAGAGCTTCAGCCCATCCGGACTTATGAGAACGCCCTGCTGGTCAGGCTGCTCTACAGACTCTCTTATCTGCTCAACCAGAGG CTTGGGGGCTTCATGAGTGCGTTGTGCTCGCGTCCCGACTTCCTGGGTCGCCTCGGCCGCCATTACCTGACAGACCCCGATGCCACTGGCCGGCTAAGGCAGAGCCCGATGTCCCGGCAGGTGCTGGAGCGGCGCCGCCAGCCAAGGCTGAGCCTGCG
- the smpd4 gene encoding sphingomyelin phosphodiesterase 4 isoform X6, giving the protein MWFAAPAGSRRQQPDSVYMAAPTMPQPSFLLANLKADSTTKPLLQRCQDLVKIIDEYPAKELHLIFPWLVESVFGSLDGVIMGWSLRLLHSRCNEYNVVLDFLNPSGPMMKLVYKLQAEEYKYEIPINYLPGPVRACIQEGVLPDCPLFHNKLQFPPSGILTPNIALNPFEFFMFNFAYCLITPKNFPQGQQGSCTDSAYFVLVDMYLKYFLPSEGSVPPSDSRGSVTAPSPRPSSVSFAGYGVHSPSLLKHHIFHQPSVNADPAAQEIWRSETLLQMFVEVWLHHYSLEMYQKLQSPQVKEPFSPSEELVLVVRLLVKHLHAFSNSLKSEQVSPSPPAQSHAHTSPLEEFKRVVVQRFVQQKLYLFLQHCFGHWPLDASFRAVLETWLSFIQPWRYTGEKINPQPDQNRTIPDKWEPFIQENLLMYTRLFQGFLNRAVRMDLVNGKNALMVFRVAKVFSQPNLSEMIQRVEQLFLEPEHVLHHRQPRGYLTPSHGGSYLSSRQRVVTDMVFKVKSHVYALEGQDCQYTQMFGTELKNAVMKLIQIIAQARQTAKRISDHSTEMATSSSFLSWFGFSSFDPSSTFAGAEAEDSGESLKRTHEYLDKALENLCQIYKLNQGQLTQLMISVSSSQDEAQSKQLPDCIQEAGGLILTELGRRQIINGQRRFDVQYQGDPELQPIRTYENALLVRLLYRLSYLLNQRLGGFMSALCSRPDFLGRLGRHYLTDPDATGRLRQSPMSRQVLERRRQPRLSLRPLASYRTLLLLLVFYMLGAVLSLGPLSTTALLLTGGLLFGVLMTLCGDKLKTH; this is encoded by the exons ATGTGGTTTGCAGCTCCGGCGGGGTCCAGGCGTCAGCAGCCTGACTCGGTCTACATGGCTGCTCCAACTATGCCGCAGCCCAGCTTCCTCCTG GCGAACCTCAAAGCGGACTCCACCACCAAGCCTCTCCTCCAGCGATGCCAGGATCTGGTGAAGATCATTGATGAGTATCCTGCCAAG GAGCTCCACCTGATCTTTCCCTGGCTGGTGGAAAGTGTGTTCGGCAGTCTGGATGGCGTTATCATGGGTTGGAGTTTGCGCCTTCTGCATTCGCGATGCAACGAGTACAACGTTGTCTTGGATTTCCTGAACCCCAG TGGCCCAATGATGAAACTGGTGTATAAACTTCAAGCAGAAGAATACAAATATGAAATTCCTATCAACTACCTGCCG GGTCCTGTGAGAGCCTGCATTCAGGAGGGAGTTCTCCCAGACTGCCCTCTGTTCCACAACAAGCTGCAGTTTCCTCCGTCTGGCATCCTGACCCCCAACATCGCACTCA ATCCCTTTGAGTTCTTCATGTTTAACTTTGCCTACTGCCTAATCACGCCAAAG AATTTCCCTCAAGGCCAGCAAGGAAGCTGCACGGACAGTGCCTACTTTGTGTTGGTGGACATGTACCTGAAGTATTTCCTCCCCAGTGAAGGAAGCGTGCCTCCTTCTGACTCCAGAGGCTCTGTCACCGCTCCCTCTCCACG ACCTTCCAGTGTGTCCTTTGCTGGTTATGGTGTTCACAGCCCAAGTCTGCTGAAGCATCACATTTTCCATCAACCCTCAGTGAACGCAGACCCTGCAGCCCAGGAGATCTGGAGGTCAGAGACTCTGTTGCAG ATGTTTGTGGAGGTCTGGCTCCACCATTACTCACTGGAGATGTACCAGAAACTGCAATCTCCACAGGTAAAG GAGCCCTTCAGTCCGTCAGAGGAGCTTGTTTTGGTGGTGCGTCTGCTGGTCAAGCATCTTCATGCCTTCTCCAACAGCCTAAAGTCCGAGCAGGTGTCGCCTTCACCCCCAGCCCAGTCGCACGCTCACACCAGCCCGCTGGAGGAGTTCAAGAG GGTGGTGGTGCAGCGGTTTGTGCAGCAGAAGCTCTACCTGTTCCTGCAGCACTGCTTCGGTCATTGGCCTCTGGATGCGTCCTTCAGAGCA GTGTTGGAAACCTGGCTCAGCTTCATCCAGCCATGGCGATACACTGGGGAGAAGATCAACCCTCAGCCCGACCAAAACAGAACCATTCCTGACAAATG GGAGCCGTTCATTCAGGAGAACCTCCTCATGTACACCAGGCTCTTCCAGGGGTTCCTGAACAGAGCCGTCAGGATGGACTTGGTTAACGGGAAAAATGCTCTCATGGTGTTCAGAGTGGCTAAAGTGTTCTCCCAGCCCAACCTGTCAGAGATGATCCAGAGAG TGGAGCAGCTGTTTCTGGAGCCAGAGCATGTCCTCCACCACCGACAGCCCCGCGGCTACCTGACGCCCAGCCACGGAGGCAGCTACCTGTCGTCACGGCAACGAGTGGTGACAGACATGGTGTTCAAAGTGAAAAGCCATGTCTATGCACTGGAAGGACAGGACTGTCAGTACACACAAATGTTTGGCACCGAGCTCAAAAACGCC gtcaTGAAGTTGATCCAGATCATTGCTCAAGCTCGTCAGACGGCCAAGAGAATATCGGATCACTCCACTGAAATGGCCACCAGCAGCTCCTTCCTGTCCTGGTTTGGGTTTAGCTCCTTTGATCCCAGCAGCACGTTTGCAGGTGCAGAGGCTGAGGACAGTGGTGAAAGTCTGAAAAGAACCCATGAATACCTGGACAAAGCTCTGGAGAACCTGTGTCAAATCTACAAG CTGAATCAGGGCCAGCTGACGCAGCTTATGATCAGCGTCAGCTCCTCTCAGGATGAAGCTCAGTCCAAGCAGCTGCCCGACTGCATTCAGGAGGCGGGGGGGCTCATCCTCACAGAGTTGGGCAGGAGGCAG ATCATAAATGGACAGCGCCGGTTTGACGTTCAGTACCAGGGAGACCCAGAGCTTCAGCCCATCCGGACTTATGAGAACGCCCTGCTGGTCAGGCTGCTCTACAGACTCTCTTATCTGCTCAACCAGAGG CTTGGGGGCTTCATGAGTGCGTTGTGCTCGCGTCCCGACTTCCTGGGTCGCCTCGGCCGCCATTACCTGACAGACCCCGATGCCACTGGCCGGCTAAGGCAGAGCCCGATGTCCCGGCAGGTGCTGGAGCGGCGCCGCCAGCCAAGGCTGAGCCTGCG